A section of the Roseomonas marmotae genome encodes:
- a CDS encoding sulfurtransferase TusA family protein, whose protein sequence is MSETTLDVQGLTCPLPVLKANKALRALPPGARLTVLATDPASVADFQAYCRETGHALVSFSEAAGTYRFTLRKREDPPAAQP, encoded by the coding sequence ATGAGTGAGACCACGCTCGACGTCCAGGGACTGACCTGCCCATTGCCGGTGCTGAAGGCCAACAAGGCGCTGCGCGCCCTGCCGCCCGGCGCCAGACTGACGGTGCTGGCCACCGACCCCGCCAGCGTCGCCGATTTCCAGGCCTATTGCCGGGAGACCGGCCATGCCCTGGTCAGCTTCAGCGAGGCGGCCGGGACCTATCGCTTCACCCTGCGCAAGCGGGAGGACCCGCCGGCCGCGCAGCCATGA
- a CDS encoding polyprenyl synthetase family protein yields the protein MTAPLAEALREAAAELEEVLETLLPPEEGPEARLAAAMRYATLGGGKRLRGFLVLESARPFGVARASALRVAAAVEMLHAYSLVHDDLPAMDNDELRRGKPTTHRAFGEATAILAGDALQAHAFAVLADEDTHSDTAVRVELLRRLAIAAGPRGMCGGQMLDMLAEEGAEPPTEASIGRLQLLKTGKLIEFAAEAGAILGKAPSPLRHALCAYGRDLGAAFQIADDVLDATATAEETGKATGKDAGAGKATLVGLLGLERARAQAERLAAQARDHLDSLGERADLLRMLAGYTIARRS from the coding sequence GTGACGGCGCCCCTGGCCGAGGCGCTGCGGGAGGCGGCGGCGGAGCTGGAGGAGGTCCTGGAGACGTTGTTGCCGCCGGAGGAGGGGCCGGAGGCGCGTCTGGCGGCGGCCATGCGCTATGCGACGCTGGGTGGTGGCAAGCGGCTGCGCGGCTTTCTGGTGCTGGAGAGCGCGCGGCCCTTCGGCGTGGCGCGGGCCAGCGCCCTGCGCGTCGCCGCCGCGGTCGAGATGCTGCACGCCTATTCGCTGGTGCATGACGACCTGCCGGCGATGGACAATGACGAGCTGCGCCGCGGCAAGCCCACCACCCACCGCGCCTTCGGGGAGGCGACCGCCATCCTGGCCGGCGACGCGCTGCAGGCCCATGCCTTCGCGGTGCTGGCGGATGAGGACACGCATTCCGACACCGCCGTGCGGGTGGAGCTGCTGCGCCGCCTGGCCATCGCCGCCGGGCCGCGCGGCATGTGCGGCGGCCAGATGCTGGACATGCTGGCCGAGGAGGGGGCGGAGCCGCCGACCGAGGCCTCCATCGGCCGGCTCCAGCTGCTCAAGACCGGCAAGCTGATCGAATTCGCGGCCGAGGCCGGGGCGATCCTGGGCAAGGCGCCCTCGCCGCTGCGGCATGCGCTCTGCGCCTATGGCCGCGACCTCGGCGCCGCCTTCCAGATCGCCGACGACGTGCTGGACGCGACCGCGACGGCCGAGGAGACCGGCAAGGCCACCGGCAAGGATGCCGGGGCCGGCAAGGCCACCCTGGTCGGGCTGCTGGGGCTGGAGCGGGCCCGCGCGCAGGCGGAACGACTGGCGGCCCAGGCGCGCGACCATCTCGACAGCCTGGGGGAGCGCGCCGATCTCTTGAGGATGCTGGCCGGCTACACCATCGCCCGGAGATCCTGA
- a CDS encoding microcin C ABC transporter permease YejB, protein MGAYLLRRLALLVPTLFGIILINFAIVQFAPGGPVEQMLAELRGQGGSAIGRISGEGGGEVRMPGGGGGGDGGPVGTYRGARGLDPAVVAEIERAFGFDKPAHVRFLEMMKGYLTFDFGSSLFQGRPVLDLLLEKLPVSISLGLWSTLLIYLISIPLGIAKAVRDGSRFDFWTSAAVLVGYAVPGFLFAILLVVLFAGGSFLQIFPLRGLTTSGSAGWPFWQRALDYGWHMVLPITSLVIGGFASLTMLTKNSFMDEIGKQYVLSARAKGAGEKRVLYGHVFRNAMLLIIAGFPAAFIGILFTGALLVEIVFSLDGLGLLGFESAIRRDYPVMFGTLYIFTLLGLVMQIIGDITYTLVDPRIDFEARR, encoded by the coding sequence GTGGGCGCCTATCTCCTCCGCCGGCTGGCGCTGCTGGTGCCGACGCTGTTCGGCATCATCCTGATCAATTTCGCCATCGTGCAATTCGCCCCCGGCGGGCCGGTGGAACAGATGCTGGCGGAGCTGCGCGGGCAGGGCGGCAGCGCCATCGGCCGCATCTCCGGCGAGGGCGGGGGAGAGGTGCGGATGCCCGGCGGTGGCGGCGGGGGCGATGGCGGGCCCGTCGGCACCTATCGCGGCGCGCGCGGGCTGGACCCGGCGGTGGTGGCGGAGATCGAGCGCGCCTTCGGCTTCGACAAGCCGGCGCATGTCCGCTTCCTCGAGATGATGAAGGGCTACCTGACCTTCGATTTCGGCAGCAGCCTGTTCCAGGGCCGACCGGTGCTGGACCTGCTGCTGGAGAAGCTGCCGGTCTCCATCAGCCTCGGCCTCTGGTCCACGCTGCTGATCTACCTGATCTCCATCCCCCTCGGCATCGCCAAGGCGGTGCGGGACGGCTCGCGCTTCGACTTCTGGACCTCGGCCGCCGTGCTGGTGGGCTATGCGGTACCGGGCTTCCTGTTTGCCATTCTCCTCGTCGTGCTCTTCGCCGGCGGGTCGTTTCTGCAGATCTTCCCGCTACGGGGCCTGACAACCTCCGGCTCGGCCGGCTGGCCCTTCTGGCAGCGGGCGCTGGATTATGGCTGGCACATGGTGCTGCCCATCACCTCCCTCGTCATCGGCGGCTTCGCCAGCCTGACCATGCTGACGAAGAACAGCTTCATGGACGAGATCGGCAAGCAATACGTGCTCTCCGCCCGCGCCAAGGGGGCGGGGGAGAAGCGCGTGCTCTACGGCCATGTCTTCCGCAACGCCATGCTGCTGATCATCGCCGGCTTCCCGGCCGCCTTCATCGGCATCCTCTTCACCGGCGCGCTGCTGGTGGAGATCGTCTTCTCCCTCGACGGCCTCGGGCTGCTGGGCTTCGAGAGCGCCATCCGCCGCGACTATCCCGTGATGTTCGGCACCCTCTACATCTTCACCCTGCTGGGGCTGGTGATGCAGATCATCGGTGACATCACCTATACCCTCGTCGATCCGCGCATCGACTTCGAGGCCCGCCGCTGA
- the dxs gene encoding 1-deoxy-D-xylulose-5-phosphate synthase gives MAQSPTPPAANPRPVTPLLDRIRTPADLKNFSADQLRQVADELRAETVHAVSQTGGHLGASLGVVELTVAIHAIFDTPRDRLIWDVGHQAYPHKILTGRRDRIRSLRQGGGLSGFTRRSESEYDPFGAAHSSTSISAGLGMAVARDLLRGRRNEQNVIAVIGDGAMSAGMAYEAMNNAGAMRSRLIVVLNDNDMSIAPPVGAMSAYLSRLISSRPFLTLREVMAKLARRFPAPLERAARRADEFARGMLTGGTLFEELGFYYVGPVDGHNLDHLLPLLRNLRDAESGPPVLLHVVTQKGKGYAPAEASADKYHAVAKFNVVTGTQAKAPPGPPTYTKVFAQSLVAEAERDEKIVAITAAMPSGTGLDLFQKRFPRRSFDVGIAEQHAVTFAAGMATEGIKPFVAIYSTFLQRAYDQVVHDVALQKLPVRFALDRAGLVGADGATHAGAYDIAYLGCIPEMVLMAPADEVELAHMVATAAGHDAGPIAFRFPRGEGFGLESVPARGTRLEIGRGRILREGETVALLSYGTRLQEALQAAAELAAHGLSCTVADARFAKPLDTALVERLAREHEVLVTLEEGSACGFGALVMQHLAWRGAFDAGLKFRPMCLPDIFIDHDTPKAQYDAAGLSARSIVDTVLAALGEGRGTAIAPALA, from the coding sequence ATGGCTCAGTCCCCGACCCCCCCGGCGGCCAATCCCCGCCCGGTGACGCCGTTGCTGGACCGCATCCGCACGCCCGCCGACCTCAAGAACTTCTCCGCCGACCAGCTGCGGCAGGTGGCGGATGAGCTGCGGGCGGAGACGGTGCATGCCGTCAGCCAGACCGGCGGGCATCTCGGTGCCTCGCTGGGCGTGGTGGAGCTGACGGTCGCCATCCATGCCATCTTCGACACGCCGCGCGACCGGCTGATCTGGGATGTCGGCCACCAGGCCTATCCGCACAAGATCCTGACCGGGCGGCGCGACCGCATCCGCAGCCTGCGCCAGGGCGGCGGCCTCTCCGGCTTCACCCGCCGCAGCGAGAGCGAATACGACCCCTTCGGCGCCGCGCATTCCTCCACCTCCATCTCGGCCGGGCTGGGCATGGCAGTGGCCCGCGACCTGCTGCGCGGCCGCCGCAACGAGCAGAACGTCATCGCCGTGATCGGCGACGGCGCCATGAGCGCGGGCATGGCCTATGAGGCCATGAACAACGCGGGCGCCATGCGCTCCCGCCTGATCGTGGTGCTGAACGACAACGACATGTCGATCGCGCCGCCGGTGGGCGCCATGTCGGCCTATCTCTCCCGCCTGATCTCCTCCCGCCCCTTCCTGACGCTGCGGGAGGTGATGGCCAAGCTCGCCCGCCGCTTCCCCGCGCCGCTGGAGCGCGCGGCGCGGCGCGCCGATGAATTCGCCCGCGGCATGCTGACCGGCGGCACGCTGTTCGAGGAGCTGGGCTTCTACTATGTCGGCCCGGTGGACGGGCATAACCTGGACCACCTGCTGCCGCTGCTGCGCAACCTGCGCGACGCCGAGAGCGGCCCGCCGGTGCTGCTGCATGTCGTGACGCAGAAGGGCAAGGGCTATGCGCCCGCCGAGGCCAGCGCCGACAAGTATCACGCGGTGGCCAAGTTCAACGTCGTCACCGGCACCCAGGCCAAGGCGCCCCCCGGCCCGCCGACCTATACGAAGGTCTTCGCCCAGTCGCTGGTCGCCGAGGCCGAGCGGGACGAGAAGATCGTCGCCATCACCGCCGCCATGCCCTCCGGCACCGGGCTGGACCTGTTCCAGAAGCGCTTCCCGCGCCGCAGCTTCGACGTGGGCATCGCCGAGCAGCATGCCGTGACCTTCGCGGCCGGCATGGCGACGGAAGGGATCAAGCCCTTCGTGGCGATCTATTCCACCTTCCTCCAGCGCGCCTATGACCAGGTGGTGCATGACGTGGCGCTGCAGAAGCTGCCGGTGCGCTTCGCGCTGGACCGCGCCGGGCTGGTCGGCGCCGATGGCGCCACCCATGCCGGCGCCTATGACATCGCCTATCTCGGCTGCATCCCGGAGATGGTGCTGATGGCGCCGGCCGATGAGGTGGAGCTGGCGCATATGGTGGCCACCGCCGCCGGCCATGACGCGGGGCCCATCGCCTTCCGCTTCCCGCGCGGCGAGGGCTTCGGGCTGGAGAGCGTGCCGGCGCGCGGCACGCGGCTGGAGATCGGCCGCGGCCGCATCCTGCGCGAGGGCGAGACCGTCGCCCTGCTGAGCTACGGCACCCGCCTGCAGGAAGCCCTGCAGGCCGCCGCCGAGCTGGCGGCGCATGGCCTCTCCTGCACCGTGGCCGATGCCCGCTTCGCCAAGCCGCTGGACACCGCCCTGGTGGAGCGGCTGGCGCGGGAGCACGAGGTGCTGGTGACGCTGGAGGAAGGCTCGGCCTGCGGCTTCGGCGCGCTGGTCATGCAGCACCTGGCCTGGCGCGGCGCCTTCGATGCCGGACTGAAATTCCGTCCGATGTGCCTGCCAGACATCTTCATCGACCACGACACGCCAAAGGCGCAATACGACGCCGCCGGGCTCTCCGCACGCTCCATCGTCGACACCGTCCTGGCAGCGCTGGGGGAGGGCAGGGGAACGGCCATCGCGCCGGCACTTGCATGA
- the aroC gene encoding chorismate synthase: protein MSHNSFGHLFRVTSWGESHGPAIGGVVDGCPPGLALSEADIQPYLDRRRPGQSKFVTQRQEADQVRILSGVFEGLTTGTPIAFIIENTDQRSRDYGEIVNTFRPGHADLAYHLKYGVRDYRGGGRSSARETAVRVAAGAIARKVLGDAVRVRGALVQVGPDAIDRARFDWAQVDRNPFFCPDPVAAERWEALLAETRKSGSSLGAVVEVVAEGVPVGLGAPLYAKLDAEIAAALMSINAVKAVEIGEGFASAALTGEENADEMRMGPDGEVEFLSNHAGGILGGISTGQPVVARFAVKPTSSILTPRLSVDRFGQEVEMRTKGRHDPCVGLRAVPVGEAMLACVLADHLLRHRAQNPEAPTRPRLPRN, encoded by the coding sequence ATGTCCCATAACAGCTTCGGCCATCTCTTCCGCGTCACCAGCTGGGGGGAGAGCCACGGACCGGCGATCGGCGGCGTGGTGGATGGCTGCCCGCCGGGCCTCGCGCTCTCCGAGGCCGATATCCAGCCCTATCTGGACCGCCGCCGCCCCGGCCAGTCCAAATTCGTGACCCAGCGGCAGGAGGCGGACCAGGTCCGCATCCTCTCCGGCGTCTTCGAGGGGCTGACCACCGGCACCCCCATCGCCTTCATCATCGAGAACACCGACCAGCGCTCCCGCGACTATGGGGAGATCGTGAATACCTTCCGCCCCGGCCATGCGGACCTGGCCTATCACCTGAAATACGGCGTGCGGGACTATCGCGGCGGCGGGCGCTCCAGCGCGCGGGAGACGGCGGTGCGCGTGGCGGCCGGCGCCATCGCCCGTAAGGTGCTGGGGGATGCGGTGCGGGTTCGCGGCGCGCTGGTGCAGGTGGGACCCGACGCCATCGACCGCGCCCGTTTCGACTGGGCGCAGGTGGACCGGAATCCCTTCTTCTGCCCGGACCCGGTGGCGGCGGAGCGCTGGGAGGCCCTGCTGGCCGAGACGCGCAAATCCGGCAGCAGCCTGGGCGCCGTGGTGGAGGTGGTGGCGGAGGGCGTGCCGGTGGGCCTGGGCGCCCCCCTCTATGCCAAGCTGGACGCCGAGATCGCTGCCGCGCTGATGAGCATCAATGCCGTCAAGGCCGTCGAGATCGGCGAGGGTTTCGCGAGTGCCGCCCTGACGGGCGAGGAAAACGCCGACGAGATGCGGATGGGACCGGATGGGGAGGTCGAATTCCTCTCCAACCATGCCGGCGGCATCCTGGGCGGCATTTCCACCGGGCAGCCGGTGGTGGCGCGCTTCGCGGTGAAGCCCACCTCCTCCATCCTGACGCCGCGCCTGTCGGTGGACCGTTTCGGCCAGGAGGTGGAGATGCGCACCAAGGGCCGCCACGATCCCTGCGTGGGCCTGCGCGCCGTGCCGGTGGGCGAGGCCATGCTGGCCTGCGTGCTGGCCGACCACCTGCTGCGCCACCGCGCGCAGAACCCGGAGGCCCCCACCCGGCCCCGCCTGCCGCGCAACTGA
- a CDS encoding histone deacetylase family protein produces the protein MSSLVLLLTHHACLGHQNFEDHPECPDRLRAVLTALEAEEFSSLLRDSAPPATEEQLRLAHPPGYVRQILSIRPGPGRFVPVDGDTGMSEGSAEAALRAAGAAVAAVDAVCAGSVTRAFCATRPPGHHAEPGRAMGFCFFANAVIAARHAQRAHGLARVAILDFDVHHGNGTQAAVQEDPSILFASSHQFPCYPGTGAASETGVGNVFNAPLPPGADSAAFRAAWAERLLPAVEAFAPELIVISAGFDAHARDPLAQLRLREDDFGWLTREICRIADQACHGRVVSLLEGGYDLPALASSTAVHLRALMA, from the coding sequence ATGAGCTCGCTGGTCCTGCTGCTGACCCACCATGCCTGCCTGGGTCATCAGAACTTCGAGGACCATCCCGAATGCCCGGACCGCCTGCGGGCCGTGCTGACCGCGCTGGAGGCGGAGGAATTCTCCTCCCTGCTGCGCGACTCCGCTCCCCCCGCGACGGAGGAGCAGCTGCGGCTGGCGCATCCGCCGGGCTATGTGCGGCAGATCCTCTCCATCCGTCCCGGCCCCGGGCGCTTCGTGCCGGTGGATGGCGATACCGGCATGAGCGAGGGCAGCGCCGAGGCCGCGCTGCGCGCCGCCGGCGCGGCGGTGGCGGCGGTGGACGCGGTCTGCGCCGGCAGCGTGACGCGCGCCTTCTGCGCCACCCGTCCGCCCGGCCACCACGCCGAGCCCGGGCGCGCCATGGGCTTCTGCTTCTTCGCCAATGCCGTCATCGCCGCGCGCCACGCGCAGCGGGCGCATGGCCTGGCCCGCGTGGCCATCCTGGATTTCGACGTCCACCACGGCAACGGCACCCAGGCGGCGGTGCAGGAGGACCCCTCCATCCTCTTCGCCTCCAGCCACCAGTTCCCCTGCTACCCCGGTACCGGCGCGGCCAGCGAGACAGGGGTGGGCAATGTCTTCAATGCCCCCCTGCCACCGGGGGCGGACAGCGCCGCCTTCCGCGCCGCCTGGGCGGAACGGCTGCTGCCGGCGGTCGAGGCCTTCGCGCCGGAGTTGATCGTGATCTCCGCCGGCTTCGATGCCCATGCGCGCGATCCGCTGGCCCAGCTCAGGCTGCGTGAGGATGATTTCGGCTGGCTGACCCGGGAAATCTGCCGTATCGCCGACCAGGCCTGTCATGGCCGGGTCGTCTCGCTGCTCGAAGGCGGCTATGATCTGCCGGCGCTGGCCAGTTCGACCGCTGTCCATCTTCGCGCGTTGATGGCCTGA
- a CDS encoding TlyA family RNA methyltransferase — translation MAKLRADQALVERGLVETRSRAQALIMAGKVFSNTRRVEKPGQPVPEDMPLEVKGQEHPWVSRGGMKLSHALEFFGLSPEGRIAVDVGASTGGFTDVLLHGGATRVYAVDVGHGQLAWKLRSDPRVVVLEKTNARRLDASQVPEAPGVVVCDASFIGLATVLPAALSLAAPGAWAVALIKPQFEAGPDKVGKGGVVRDPEVHEAVCAAVRSWWSGLPGWQVLGIEPSPILGPEGNREFLIAARKAGAESPA, via the coding sequence ATGGCCAAGCTGCGCGCCGACCAGGCGCTGGTGGAGCGGGGCCTCGTGGAAACCCGCAGCCGCGCCCAGGCCCTCATCATGGCCGGCAAGGTCTTCTCGAATACCAGGCGGGTGGAGAAGCCCGGCCAGCCCGTGCCGGAGGACATGCCGCTGGAGGTGAAGGGGCAGGAGCACCCCTGGGTCTCGCGCGGCGGCATGAAGCTGTCCCACGCGCTCGAATTCTTCGGCCTCTCGCCTGAGGGGCGCATCGCGGTGGATGTCGGCGCCTCCACCGGCGGTTTCACCGACGTGCTGCTGCATGGCGGCGCCACGAGGGTCTATGCCGTGGATGTGGGCCATGGCCAGCTGGCCTGGAAGCTGCGAAGCGACCCGCGCGTGGTGGTGCTGGAAAAGACCAATGCCCGCCGGCTGGATGCGAGCCAGGTGCCGGAAGCGCCGGGGGTTGTGGTCTGCGATGCCAGCTTCATCGGGCTGGCGACGGTGCTGCCGGCCGCCCTGTCCCTGGCCGCTCCGGGTGCCTGGGCGGTGGCATTGATCAAGCCCCAGTTCGAGGCGGGGCCGGACAAGGTGGGGAAGGGCGGGGTGGTGCGCGACCCGGAAGTGCATGAGGCCGTCTGCGCGGCCGTGCGGTCCTGGTGGTCGGGCCTGCCGGGCTGGCAGGTACTGGGCATCGAGCCAAGCCCGATCCTGGGGCCCGAAGGCAACCGTGAATTCCTGATCGCCGCCCGCAAGGCCGGCGCGGAAAGCCCGGCCTGA
- a CDS encoding peptide chain release factor 1: MSEREMEAKLAELDRLLNDPEVRMDPHRVWLLLQEISGATRQAQPQAQPTAVAA; encoded by the coding sequence ATGTCCGAACGGGAGATGGAAGCTAAACTTGCCGAGCTGGACAGGCTGCTGAACGACCCTGAGGTCCGGATGGACCCGCACCGGGTCTGGCTCCTGCTGCAGGAAATCTCCGGCGCCACCCGGCAGGCACAGCCACAGGCCCAGCCCACCGCCGTCGCGGCCTGA
- a CDS encoding extracellular solute-binding protein, producing MRRRQLLISGFVLASAMAHGRAWAQAPSSAPAAGGSLPPQPAAPPVPELRRTHALSLLGEPNLPADYPHWPWVNPDAPKGGELALAAIGSFDSFNPFILRGTAAGGVMRIYDTLLAPSMDEASTEYAHLAQVIEVPGDRRGITFELNEAARWHDGRPVTADDVVWTFNTLREKGRPFYRAYWGDVAEVVADGPRRAVFRFSTDENRELGLILGQMPVLPKHFWEGKDFAQPGLEVPLGSGPYRIERFEPGRSLVLKRVADYWGRDLPSMKGTNNIDTLRYEYFRDSTVALEAFKAGQVDFRQENVAKDWATAYEFPAVRRGAVKREEIRHELPTGMQGFVMNTRRPLFQDRRVREAMGLMFDFEWMNANLFYGSYTRTTSYFSNSELAATGLPSEGELLILSAFRGRVPEELFTSEFRVPASDGQNSNRENARKALGLLAAAGWTVKDRRLVNGQGQPFSFEILLDSATFERVALPYIQSLQRLGIEARVRTVDAAQYQKRMDEFDFDMTVDVIPQSLSPGNEQRDFWSSEKAKEPGSRNLIGVADPVVDALVELVVNAPDRQALIDRTRALDRVLLWGHYVVPHWHSRVFRVAWWDKFGKPERNPRYGLDLMSWWVEPARDRALPADRSAAQ from the coding sequence ATGCGCCGACGTCAGCTGCTCATCTCCGGTTTCGTTCTCGCCAGCGCCATGGCCCATGGGCGGGCCTGGGCGCAGGCGCCTTCGTCCGCCCCCGCGGCCGGCGGGTCGTTGCCGCCCCAGCCGGCGGCCCCGCCGGTGCCGGAGCTGCGCCGGACCCATGCGCTCTCCCTGCTGGGGGAGCCCAACCTGCCGGCCGACTATCCGCACTGGCCCTGGGTGAACCCCGATGCGCCGAAGGGCGGGGAGCTGGCGCTGGCGGCCATCGGCAGCTTCGACAGCTTCAACCCCTTCATCCTGCGCGGCACCGCCGCCGGCGGGGTGATGCGGATCTACGACACGCTGCTGGCCCCCAGCATGGACGAGGCCAGCACCGAATACGCGCATCTGGCGCAGGTGATCGAGGTGCCCGGCGACCGCCGCGGCATCACCTTCGAGCTGAACGAGGCCGCCCGCTGGCATGACGGCAGGCCGGTCACGGCGGATGACGTGGTCTGGACCTTCAATACCCTGCGGGAGAAGGGCCGCCCCTTCTACCGCGCCTATTGGGGCGATGTGGCGGAGGTGGTGGCCGATGGCCCGCGCCGCGCCGTCTTCCGCTTCTCCACCGACGAGAACCGGGAGCTGGGGCTGATCCTGGGCCAGATGCCCGTGCTGCCGAAGCACTTCTGGGAGGGCAAGGATTTCGCCCAGCCCGGCCTGGAGGTCCCGCTGGGCTCCGGCCCCTACCGGATCGAGCGGTTCGAGCCCGGGCGGAGCCTCGTGCTGAAGCGCGTCGCCGATTACTGGGGCCGCGACCTGCCGAGCATGAAGGGCACCAACAACATCGACACCCTGCGCTACGAGTATTTCCGCGACAGCACCGTGGCGCTGGAGGCCTTCAAGGCCGGGCAGGTCGATTTCCGGCAGGAGAACGTGGCCAAGGACTGGGCCACCGCCTACGAATTCCCGGCCGTCCGCCGGGGCGCGGTGAAGCGGGAGGAAATCCGCCACGAACTGCCGACGGGTATGCAGGGCTTCGTCATGAACACCCGCCGTCCCCTCTTCCAGGACCGGCGGGTGCGCGAGGCCATGGGGCTGATGTTCGACTTCGAATGGATGAACGCCAACCTCTTCTACGGCAGCTATACGCGCACGACTTCCTATTTCTCCAATTCCGAGCTGGCGGCGACCGGCCTGCCCTCCGAGGGCGAACTGCTGATCCTCTCCGCCTTCCGCGGCCGGGTGCCGGAGGAACTCTTCACCAGCGAATTCCGCGTGCCGGCCTCGGATGGCCAGAATTCCAATCGGGAGAATGCGCGCAAGGCGCTGGGGCTGCTCGCCGCCGCCGGCTGGACGGTGAAGGACCGCCGTCTGGTCAATGGCCAGGGCCAGCCCTTCAGCTTCGAGATCCTGCTGGACAGCGCGACCTTCGAGCGGGTCGCCCTGCCTTACATCCAGTCGCTCCAGCGCCTGGGGATCGAGGCGCGGGTGCGTACGGTCGATGCCGCGCAGTATCAGAAGCGCATGGACGAGTTCGACTTCGACATGACGGTCGATGTCATCCCGCAATCCCTCTCCCCCGGCAATGAGCAGCGCGACTTCTGGTCCAGCGAGAAGGCGAAGGAGCCGGGTAGCCGCAACCTGATCGGCGTCGCCGACCCGGTGGTGGACGCGCTGGTGGAGCTGGTGGTCAACGCGCCGGACCGGCAGGCCCTGATCGACCGCACCCGCGCGCTCGACCGCGTGCTGCTCTGGGGCCACTACGTGGTGCCGCACTGGCACAGCCGGGTCTTCCGCGTGGCCTGGTGGGACAAGTTCGGCAAGCCCGAGCGCAACCCCCGCTACGGGCTGGACCTGATGAGCTGGTGGGTGGAGCCCGCGCGGGACCGCGCCCTGCCCGCCGACCGCAGCGCCGCGCAGTAA
- a CDS encoding ABC transporter permease — translation MTPITRRRLQNFRANRRGWISLWIFAVLFVLTLGAEFVANDRPIVARVDGKWFFPVVRSYAESDIIPDGFPTEAVWRDPELREEIEKHGWAIWPPVPYRYDTIIRDLGQPAPSPPSWRNLLGTDDQSRDVLARVIWGFRISVLFGFALTLASSVVGILAGAVQGYYGGWVDLSFQRFIEIWSGMPQLFLLIILSSIIEPGFWTLLVFLLLFSWMALTGVVRAEFLRGRNLDYVRAAKALGVSDSRVMLRHILPNAMVATLTFLPFLLSGSVTILASLDFLGFGLPPGSPSLGELVNQGKNNLQAPWLGITAFVVLGGVLTLLIFIGEAVRDAFDPRKLPGGGR, via the coding sequence ATGACGCCCATCACGCGGCGGCGCCTGCAGAATTTCCGTGCCAACCGGCGCGGCTGGATCTCGCTCTGGATCTTCGCCGTCCTCTTCGTCCTCACGCTGGGCGCCGAATTCGTCGCCAATGACCGCCCCATCGTGGCGCGTGTCGATGGCAAATGGTTCTTCCCCGTCGTGCGCAGCTATGCGGAAAGCGACATCATCCCCGACGGCTTCCCCACCGAGGCCGTCTGGCGCGACCCCGAGCTGCGGGAGGAGATCGAGAAGCATGGCTGGGCCATCTGGCCCCCCGTCCCCTACCGCTACGACACCATCATCCGCGACCTCGGCCAGCCCGCGCCCTCGCCGCCTTCCTGGCGCAACCTGCTCGGCACCGACGACCAGTCGCGCGACGTACTGGCCCGCGTCATCTGGGGCTTCCGCATCTCCGTCCTCTTCGGCTTTGCGCTGACGCTCGCCAGCTCCGTCGTCGGCATCCTCGCCGGCGCGGTGCAGGGCTATTACGGCGGCTGGGTCGATCTCAGCTTCCAGCGCTTCATCGAGATCTGGTCCGGGATGCCGCAACTCTTCCTGCTGATCATCCTCTCCTCCATCATCGAGCCGGGCTTCTGGACGCTGCTGGTCTTCCTGCTGCTGTTTTCCTGGATGGCGCTGACCGGCGTGGTACGCGCCGAATTCCTGCGCGGCCGCAACCTGGACTATGTGCGCGCGGCCAAGGCGCTGGGCGTCTCCGACAGCCGCGTGATGCTGCGCCACATCCTGCCGAATGCCATGGTGGCGACGCTGACCTTCCTGCCCTTCCTGCTCTCCGGCTCCGTCACCATCCTGGCCTCGCTCGACTTCCTCGGCTTCGGCCTGCCGCCGGGCTCGCCCTCGCTGGGCGAACTGGTGAACCAGGGCAAGAACAACCTGCAGGCGCCCTGGCTGGGCATCACCGCCTTCGTGGTGCTGGGCGGCGTGCTGACCCTGCTGATCTTCATCGGCGAGGCGGTGCGCGACGCCTTCGATCCGCGCAAGCTTCCGGGGGGCGGGCGATGA
- a CDS encoding exodeoxyribonuclease VII small subunit — protein sequence MTDPNDVSALSFEDALTELDAIVRKLEGGQAKLEEAIADYERGAALRRHCEARLAEAEQKVQAIVSGSSLRDLT from the coding sequence GTGACCGACCCCAATGATGTCTCGGCCCTCTCCTTCGAGGATGCGCTGACGGAGTTGGATGCCATCGTCCGCAAGCTGGAGGGCGGGCAGGCGAAGCTGGAGGAGGCGATCGCCGATTATGAGCGCGGCGCCGCGCTGCGCCGCCATTGCGAGGCCAGGCTGGCGGAGGCCGAGCAGAAGGTGCAGGCCATCGTCTCCGGCTCCTCGCTGCGGGACCTCACGTGA